The Streptomyces sp. NBC_00344 genome includes a window with the following:
- a CDS encoding TIGR02234 family membrane protein — protein sequence MECVSSAVPPPRSETGPAAASSGGRRSLAAALMLGALGAAVVLLASGRTWAEGKAAIGGGGSLPLSADGGDVTGVPTALAIVGLAALVAIFAVRSAGRVLVAALLALCGAGAAVAAFIGAQDSSALDEKAARAAGNTAATIGSLSHTAWPYVTAVGSLLILFAGLLALRYGRQWPAMSGRYERDGTPRQRRAARKAPDPERPEEIWKALDRGEDPTREA from the coding sequence GTGGAGTGCGTGAGTAGCGCCGTACCCCCACCCCGATCCGAAACAGGACCGGCCGCCGCCTCCTCGGGCGGCCGCCGCAGTCTTGCCGCCGCCCTGATGCTCGGTGCGCTCGGCGCTGCGGTCGTCCTCCTCGCCTCAGGCCGGACATGGGCCGAGGGCAAGGCCGCCATCGGCGGTGGCGGCTCCCTGCCGCTCTCCGCCGACGGCGGGGATGTCACCGGTGTCCCGACCGCACTCGCGATAGTGGGCCTTGCCGCACTCGTCGCGATCTTCGCGGTACGCAGCGCGGGCCGGGTGCTGGTCGCGGCTCTGCTGGCGCTCTGCGGCGCCGGGGCCGCCGTGGCCGCCTTCATCGGTGCGCAGGACAGCAGCGCGCTGGACGAGAAGGCCGCCCGCGCGGCAGGCAACACCGCCGCCACCATCGGCTCGCTCTCCCACACGGCGTGGCCCTATGTGACCGCCGTGGGCAGCCTGCTGATCCTTTTCGCCGGCCTGCTGGCCCTGCGCTACGGCAGGCAGTGGCCGGCCATGTCCGGCCGTTACGAACGCGACGGCACCCCCCGCCAGCGGCGGGCCGCCCGCAAGGCGCCGGACCCGGAGCGGCCCGAGGAGATCTGGAAGGCGCTGGACCGCGGTGAGGACCCCACCCGCGAGGCGTGA
- a CDS encoding HGxxPAAW family protein, whose amino-acid sequence MAGTSHGHTPAAWTGVVIAFIGFCVSGAFMVVANPLGFWAGLIVVAIGGVVGYAMKLAGMGMPKESEASVQARANAAQAQAH is encoded by the coding sequence ATGGCGGGCACCAGCCACGGACACACCCCGGCCGCCTGGACCGGCGTCGTCATCGCCTTCATCGGCTTCTGCGTCTCGGGCGCCTTCATGGTGGTGGCGAACCCGCTCGGGTTCTGGGCCGGCCTGATCGTCGTCGCCATCGGCGGCGTCGTCGGTTACGCCATGAAGCTCGCCGGCATGGGCATGCCCAAGGAGTCCGAGGCGAGCGTGCAGGCCAGGGCGAACGCCGCTCAGGCACAGGCGCACTGA
- a CDS encoding DUF2752 domain-containing protein — translation MDPYPAPAFRPSAPAPSPEPLVRRLLTPLGTLAAVGAAFGYVGAVDPNHPGHYPVCPLLALTGIYCPGCGGLRSAHAVAHGDIVTAFGDNALAVIGYGVFALVMAVWLIRAVRGRPTQVTLRPALWWTIGAVVLVFTVVRNLPMGAALAP, via the coding sequence GTGGATCCATACCCAGCGCCCGCCTTCCGGCCGTCCGCACCGGCCCCCTCCCCCGAACCCCTCGTACGGCGGCTCCTCACCCCGCTCGGCACGCTGGCCGCGGTGGGTGCCGCATTCGGCTACGTGGGCGCCGTCGATCCCAACCACCCCGGGCACTATCCCGTCTGCCCGCTGTTGGCGCTCACCGGCATCTACTGCCCGGGCTGCGGCGGTCTGCGCAGCGCCCACGCCGTCGCCCACGGCGACATCGTCACCGCTTTCGGTGACAACGCGCTGGCCGTGATCGGATACGGCGTCTTCGCGCTGGTGATGGCGGTGTGGCTGATTCGCGCCGTACGCGGCCGCCCCACCCAGGTGACGCTCAGGCCCGCCCTCTGGTGGACGATCGGGGCGGTGGTCCTGGTCTTCA